The Methanococcoides methylutens MM1 genome has a window encoding:
- a CDS encoding helix-turn-helix domain-containing protein, whose translation MAIDKKHINIRNNKEYHCPVEATLDVIGGKWKPLILWQLKEVDVIRYNKLQQNLHGVSPRMLTKQLRELEEDGLVNRKMYPEIPPKVEYSLTEFGWTVAPILEALCDWGSEYLGRQCTLGQEE comes from the coding sequence ATGGCAATCGATAAGAAACATATCAACATCAGGAACAACAAGGAATACCACTGCCCTGTGGAAGCGACCCTTGATGTCATCGGGGGAAAATGGAAACCTTTGATCCTCTGGCAGCTAAAAGAAGTCGATGTTATACGTTATAACAAACTACAGCAGAATCTCCATGGTGTTTCCCCCAGAATGCTGACAAAACAGCTGCGAGAGCTTGAAGAAGATGGACTGGTAAACCGGAAAATGTATCCGGAGATCCCTCCAAAGGTCGAATATTCACTAACAGAATTCGGTTGGACCGTTGCTCCTATACTCGAAGCACTTTGCGACTGGGGTAGTGAGTATCTGGGAAGACAGTGTACACTTGGACAGGAAGAATAA
- a CDS encoding flavodoxin family protein: MKVVAINGSPRKDGNTAKLIGHVFSELEKEGIETEMIQLGGKPVRGCTACMKCWENKDKSCVIKNDMINECIEKMSEADGIIIGSPTYFADLNTETKALIDRSGFVSLANDVLFKRKVGAAVVAVRRAGAIHAFDSINHLFAINQMVIPGSSYWNLGIGLAPGEVESDEEGIQTMKNLGQNMAWLLKKIQE; the protein is encoded by the coding sequence ATGAAAGTAGTAGCAATTAATGGAAGCCCCAGAAAAGACGGAAACACAGCAAAGCTCATAGGACATGTATTTTCAGAGCTTGAGAAAGAAGGAATAGAGACAGAAATGATCCAGCTTGGTGGCAAACCTGTCAGAGGATGTACTGCCTGTATGAAGTGTTGGGAGAACAAGGACAAAAGCTGTGTCATCAAGAACGACATGATCAATGAGTGCATTGAAAAGATGTCTGAGGCTGACGGTATCATTATTGGATCTCCTACATACTTTGCGGATCTCAATACAGAAACTAAAGCTCTGATCGACAGGTCTGGTTTTGTTTCTCTTGCAAATGATGTACTTTTCAAGCGCAAGGTTGGAGCAGCTGTTGTAGCTGTCAGGAGAGCAGGTGCAATTCATGCATTTGATTCTATCAATCACCTCTTTGCGATAAACCAGATGGTTATTCCGGGATCAAGCTACTGGAACCTGGGTATCGGGCTTGCACCGGGAGAAGTTGAATCCGATGAGGAAGGGATCCAGACCATGAAAAATCTTGGTCAGAACATGGCATGGTTGTTGAAGAAAATTCAGGAATGA
- a CDS encoding ATP-binding protein, which yields MKEEKWFGINRKTIDWFPTIDYDICNGCMICLECNHDVFGKEDDKPVVCNKDNCIVGCTACAIVCSEGAIKLPPKEYLRRIARHRNSSCSCC from the coding sequence ATGAAAGAAGAGAAATGGTTTGGGATCAACAGGAAAACTATTGACTGGTTCCCTACAATTGATTATGATATCTGTAACGGTTGTATGATCTGTTTAGAATGCAATCACGACGTTTTTGGCAAAGAAGACGATAAGCCGGTTGTCTGCAACAAAGATAATTGTATTGTCGGATGCACTGCATGTGCCATAGTCTGTTCGGAAGGTGCTATAAAGCTCCCTCCTAAAGAATACCTGCGAAGGATTGCAAGGCATAGGAACTCATCCTGCAGTTGCTGTTAA